A single Cannabis sativa cultivar Pink pepper isolate KNU-18-1 chromosome 7, ASM2916894v1, whole genome shotgun sequence DNA region contains:
- the LOC115697041 gene encoding ammonium transporter 2 has protein sequence MAQPAPPLIAYTTVTPAVPEWLNKGDNAWQLTAATLVGLQSMPGLVVIYASIVKKKWAVNSAFMALYAFAAVLICWVLFAYRMAFGDELLPFWGKGAPALGQKYLISRAKIPESNVQPFYPMASLVYFQFTFAAITLILLAGSVLGRMNIKAWMAFVPLWLVFSYTVGAFSLWGGGFLYHWGVIDYSGGYVIHLASGISGFTAAYWVGPRLKSDRERFPPNNVLLMLVGAGLLWMGWSGFNGGAPYAANISASVAVLNTNICAATSLLVWTTLDVIFFGKPSVIGAVQGMMTGLACITPGAGLVQSWAAIVMGILSGSVPWVSMMVLHKKSTLLQKVDDALAVFHTHAVAGLLGGLLTGLFAEPELCRLILPVSSSRGAFYGGTGGLQFVKQLVAALFVIGWNLVSTTLILLAIRVFIPLRMPDNELMIGDDAVHGEEAYALWGDGEKYDPTRHSGWNNNNAMSSSAAPYGEELIAPSPYINGARGVTINL, from the exons ATGGCTCAACCTGCACCCCCATTAATAGCCTACACAACAGTCACACCAGCAGTCCCTGAATGGTTAAACAAAGGCGATAACGCGTGGCAGTTGACGGCGGCAACGCTCGTGGGGCTGCAGAGTATGCCGGGGCTAGTGGTCATCTACGCAAGCATAGTCAAGAAAAAATGGGCTGTGAACTCAGCTTTCATGGCTCTCTATGCCTTTGCAGCAGTCCTAATATGTTGGGTACTTTTCGCATACAGAATGGCCTTTGGTGACGAGCTTCTTCCCTTTTGGGGAAAAGGGGCTCCAGCTCTAGGCCAAAAGTACCTAATCTCTCGAGCCAAAATCCCCGAAAGCAATGTTCAACCCTTTTACCCAATGGCTTCATTAGTCTATTTTCAATTCACTTTCGCAGCcattactttaattttattagcTGGTTCTGTTCTTGGTAGAATGAACATCAAAGCTTGGATGGCTTTTGTTCCTCTTTGGTTGGTTTTCTCTTATACCGTTGGTGCTTTCAGTTTATGGGGTGGTGGGTTTCTTTACCATTGGGGTGTAATTGATTACTCAGGTGGCTATGTCATCCACCTCGCCTCAGGCATCTCCGGTTTCACCGCAGCTTATTGG GTTGGGCCGAGGCTGAAGAGTGATAGGGAAAGGTTTCCGCCCAACAACGTGCTGCTGATGTTGGTTGGTGCGGGGCTGTTGTGGATGGGGTGGTCGGGGTTCAACGGCGGAGCGCCTTACGCGGCCAACATAAGCGCTTCGGTGGCGGTGTTGAACACTAATATTTGTGCAGCCACCAGTCTTCTTGTGTGGACTACTCTTGATGTTATTTTTTTCGGGAAACCGTCGGTGATCGGCGCCGTGCAGGGAATGATGACCGGACTTGCTTGTATTACTCCCGGAGCAG GTTTGGTTCAGTCGTGGGCGGCTATAGTGATGGGAATACTATCAGGTAGTGTTCCATGGGTGTCAATGATGGTGCTTCATAAAAAGTCTACCCTATTACAAAAG gtgGACGATGCCTTGGCAGTGTTCCACACCCACGCGGTGGCGGGGCTACTAGGCGGTCTTCTGACCGGCCTATTCGCCGAGCCAGAGCTCTGCCGGTTAATACTACCGGTATCAAGCTCCCGGGGTGCTTTCTACGGCGGAACCGGTGGATTACAGTTCGTTAAACAATTAGTAGCAGCCCTGTTTGTGATAGGATGGAACCTTGTTTCTACAACCCTCATACTTCTAGCCATAAGGGTATTCATACCACTAAGAATGCCCGATAATGAGCTGATGATCGGAGACGATGCGGTCCACGGAGAAGAAGCTTATGCTCTATGGGGTGACGGCGAAAAGTACGATCCTACCAGACACAGTGGGTGGAATAATAACAATGCCATGTCGTCGTCGGCGGCGCCTTATGGTGAGGAGTTGATTGCTCCTTCTCCTTATATTAATGGAGCCAGAGGTGTGACTATTAATCTGTGA
- the LOC115697058 gene encoding BAG family molecular chaperone regulator 4 codes for MNNDTSVPLDRDDDVDWEMRPGGMLVQMREDELHAAAATGAAPPSRGPMIKITVYHDTAHHELFVPAQSTFGDVKKVLLHKTGLEPNEQKLLFRGKEREDEEHLHMSGVKDKSKIVLLEDQASKERKLEEMKKSLEIAKASEAVAQVRAEVDKLTERVDALEVAVIGGTKVEGKEFDVSTELLMRQLLKLDGIKAEGEAKLQRKAEVRRVQKYVDALDNLKGRNANPINNPSNAVSVTTQWETFENGVGSLSAPPPTQSPTKVNQDWERFD; via the exons ATGAACAACGATACCTCTGTTCCTCTAGACAGAGACGATGACGTCGATTGGGAGATGAGGCCCGGCGGCATGCTTGTTCAGATGCGAGAAGACGAACTCCACGCCGCCGCCGCCACCGGAGCTGCTCCTCCTTCTCGTGGTCCTATGATCAAAATCACTGTCTACCATGACACGGCTCACCACGAGCTCTTCGTCCCTGCTCAATCCACTTTtg GGGATGTAAAGAAGGTTCTTTTACATAAAACTGGTTTGGAGCCCAATGAGCAGAAACTCTTATTTAGGGGAAAAGAAAGGGAGGATGAGGAGCACTTGCACATGTCAGGGGTAAAGGATAAGTCAAAAATTGTACTTTTAGAGGATCAAGCAAGCAAAGAAAGGAAGCTTGAGGAGATGAAGAAGAGCCTTGAGATAGCAAAAGCATCTGAAGCTGTTGCTCAAGTCAGAGCTGAAGTTGACAAGCTCACAGAAAGG GTTGATGCCTTGGAAGTGGCTGTGATTGGTGGAACCAAGGTTGAGGGGAAGGAATTTGATGTATCAACAGAGTTGCTCATGAGACAGTTGCTGAAGTTGGATGGTATAAAAGCTGAAGGAGAAGCGAAACTGCAGCGGAAGGCTGAG GTACGTCGCGTCCAGAAATATGTGGACGCACTGGACAACCTGAAGGGAAGAAATGCTAATCCAATTAACAACCCTAGCAATGCTGTATCAGTAACAACCCAATGGGAGACATTTGAGAATGGTGTGGGAAGCTTGAGTGCCCCACCCCCGACGCAGTCTCCAACAAAAGTAAACCAAGATTGGGAACGGTTTGATTAG
- the LOC115697060 gene encoding uncharacterized protein LOC115697060: MASEEFRLVSPKISNEGKLPRKYTEEGQGAQKNLSPPLEWYNIPQGTKSLALVVQDIDAPEPSDPIVPWVVWVVANIPPTLKGLPEGFSGKEGEAGEDYASVQEGYNDSKLPGWRGPKVPHSDAHRFEFKLYALDDLVHLGNKVTKDKLLEAIEGHVLGEAELVAIF, encoded by the exons atGGCGAGCGAAGAGTTTCGTTTGGTGTCACCAAAAATAAGCAACGAAGGAAAATTACCAAGAAAATACACAGAAGAAGGGCAAGGAGCGCAGAAGaacttgtctccaccattagaGTGGTACAATATTCCTCAAGGGACTAAGAGCTTGGCCTTAGTGGTTCAGGACATAGACGCACCTGAGCCAAGTGACCCTATTGTGCCTTGGGTGGTTTGGGTGGTGGCCAACATTCCACCCACCCTCAAGGGCCTCCCCGAGGGGTTCTCCGGTAAGGAAGGGGAAGCCGGAGAAGACTATGCGTCGGTTCAAGAGGGTTATAACGATTCCAAACTTCCTGGGTGGCGTGGACCTAAGGTGCCTCATAGTGATGCTCATCGCTTTGAGTTTAAGCTTTATGCTTTGGATGATCTAGTTCATCTTGGCAACaag GTTACGAAGGACAAGCTGTTGGAGGCAATAGAAGGGCATGTGTTGGGAGAAGCTGAACTTGTTgccattttttaa